GCGAAATTGACACGTCTCGCGGAGTGCATGCAGCCAGACCTCGCTGGTTCCTACTGTCGATCTGCGCTATATAGGCGCTGCTCTCACTAGAAACGCATGCCAATCAAACCATTCTCACACCATTGGGTTTTGATCGAACAGAATCCAACTATCATGTCGGGTGAGCAGCAATATTACAAAATTTTGATGTTTCCGTGGTTAGCTCACGGCCATATATCCCCCTTCACGGAACTGGCCAAGAGGCTCATTCACAgaaattttcatgtatttttatgtTCAACTCCGGTGAATTTGGAACCATTCAGAAAGTCCATGAACGAGCCTTCGTTAAAATTCGTGGAACTTCACCTTTCTTCCACTGAATTACCCAAAAAATTCCACACTACCAAGAACCTGCCAACCCATTTGATGCAAACTCTCAAAGCTGCATTCGATGAATCTAAAGAGAATTTTCGAAACATTCTTAAAACCTTCAAACCGGACATTTTAATCTATGATTTCTTGCAGCCATGGGCGCCACAGGTGGCGTCGGAAGACGGAATAAGTTCCGTTGTTCTCCTCCCTTGTGGTGCAGCTTGCTTTTCTTTCATAGCCCACTACTCCATTCATCCCGAGATGGAGTTTCCTTTTGAGTCACTCAGATTTCCAGAGACGGAGCGAGAGAATTCTGAGATTATACATGCTATAATAAATAGTGCTGAGAGTAAGGATAGATTCCTGAGATGCTTCGAAATGTCATCGGCTTCTTTTATACTGATAAACTCTTCGAATCCGATTGAAGCTACTTACATTAGTTACTTGTCTGAATTAGTGAAAAAAGAGGTTGTCCCAGTTGGGTTTCTTATTCAAGAACCCGTTCAAAAATCCGACGATTCTGTGTTCTTGGATTGGCTGAGTAAGAAAAATACCAAGTCCGTGGTGTATGTATCTTTCGGAAGTGAGTATTTTCTAACCAAAAATGAGATAGAAGAGGTTGCTTTAGGGTTAGAAATCAGTGGGGTGTCTTTTATTTGGGTTGTTAGGTTTCCCGTGGGAGAAAAAATGAATCTAGATGAGGCGTTGCCACAGGGGTTTCGGAAGAGGGTTGGAGATAGATGCATGATAGTTGAAGGGTGAGCGCCACAAGCTAAAATATTGAGGCATTCGAGTGTCGGATGGTTCTTGAGTCACTGTGGTTGGAATTCGATTCTGGAGGCAATATCGTCTCGAGTACCTGTTATTACGATGCCGATGCAACTTGATCAGCCGATGAATTCGAGGTTGGTTGCGGAACTTGGGATCGGGATTGAGATTCGGAGAGATGGGAAGATGTATACTAGAGGAGAGATCGCGAGGGTTATAAAAAAAGTGGTGGTGGGAGAAGTTGGAAAAGAGATGGAGAGGAATGTGGATAAGTTGAGTAGTGAGGTTAGAGGGAATTGTGATGTTGAAATGAAAGAAGCGGTAAAAAGGCTTGTGCAGCTTGCACAAGGTTGATAAAGTTGGAAGTTTGGTTATTTGGTAGGGCCAAATTCAGCAGTGTAACATTCCTTTGTTCATATAGTTGcaaataatatatgtaaaagGTACCTGCTAGCAAAGTTAAGGGCTTTGAGGCCGATATTTGGGGTACTGAATGACACAAAAACAACGTAATGATGTGCACAGTATAGGGATCGGCTTTCAAGCCAATAAATGCGCCATGACTGAGTCTGTCACATTGGTATTAATTCAAACCaagatatacatatatttttaattgataaGTAACACATTCGAAGATTTGTTAATCGTAATCGTGAAAAGTGTCAACAATCGATAAATAAAAGGATGAAAAACAGCCAACGACAGTAAAATTAATTAGTGTCAACCAGACAACCAAACCAGCAGTGAATGAATTCTTGGATCTCAGCAAAGGGAATTTATGCTCTTGCTAAGCTCCTCCAATTTCTTCAATCTCAATTTTTCACTTTCAGTCACCAACTAACAAACAAAGATACATGAAGAAAGTTAAAGTTCCCGAATCAGtgcaattataatttataagtCAAGATTCTGCAAGAAGAACAAAATTACCTCAACTAGTTTGCCAATAAGCTGACCCTTTTCTCTGTTCTTCTCATTGAACGCCTCAATGGCTTCTTTGTATTCCTTTTCCTATGTTATTACGTTATACGATGAAAAGACATGTATATCTATTCATTTAACATTTTCGTGATTTACTATAGTTAAATTACGTTTAAAAATTGTGACACTTCACCTTCTTCTGGCAGCTAAGCCCCATTGGCTTCAAATCTCGGTTAATCAAGTCGATCCTCTTCCGAATAATCGCAACTTCCTTCCTTGTCGGATCGGTTAAAGCTTCAAGCTCCTATTATAAGTTATGCAAACACAGAGGATCCCAAACTACATGAGAATCAATACATTTGCATGCAGTAGCTAGGTTGAAATACTTTGACCTAATTAAGTCAGACCAGGACTCATGAATGGTGAATATATACATCTTTCTTTCATCAAACTTACTTCACGAATTTCGGCCAAGCGTTTCGTTTCCTCCTCCACACGGCCTAAATGAGCCTCGACTTTCTCCCTGACTGCGTTTTTCCTTCTCTCGATCTCTTCTTCCTTGACACGAAATGCGGCTAATGCCGACCTTGTCATCTCTTCATCTCTTTCTTCACTTAGGAAAGGGCTGTCAACGTGGTTGATCGAACCAGAGTTCTTAGGACGCGGCATCGGAACCTTCTGATCAAATGTCTGTTGTTTTTGTGTTGTCATTTCAAAAACCACAATCCTTAAAACCTTTTTCCTCCTTGTCTTGTATACTTTCGCTTTTGTATTTAAGAATGATGCGTCCTCaattcttctctttttcctgtTTACATATGCTTAAATAAAACAAGGCTACCTTTTAAAGTATACATATAACATATGGATCCATCTTTCATTCTGGAGGAGGGTAATGACCATACTGCCCAATATCGCTTTTAACAAGGATGTTAAAAAATTGTCTTTTACTTTACTTCATCGTACGTAGGATTATTTGTTTTGTATCTTCTTGCATGCTAAATTTGTCTTTATAATATCGGTTTGGCGTATAAGCCttaatcaaaaaatttaaagggTTACGATAGATTATCATAAACTTGCGAATGAGTTCTGCAGATGATATTGGTTGAAGGGTCtttattgattttatatattttttcttttatctttgaAATGGGGTGCTTGGGGTGAAAGTCTCGTTGCCTGTGTAGAAAATAAAAGTTCACCAACACACAGATGAAATGATGGCCTTAGGGGCCAAGACAAAGTAGGAGAGGAGGGCGATTGCAAGCTGCCCTTtatgttttatatttatttaatctttTAGTACCCAGGCCCCTTCATTCTGAGACTTGTTCAAGAAACTTCACTTTCTTGGATTTTACATCTTTTGTGACAGTACCCGAGAATTAGGACAAATAATCATGGTGACCAAGGATTGATCATGTGATTCAACATATTTTTAAGGAATGCTGTGAAGGGGTATTAATGATGAATTAATTGAGTATATTTCTTGCTTAAAGCAGACTCAGCTTTATTTGTTCAACGATATACTCATCATCATGTTAGACCCACCCTGATTTTGTTTGCTCAACATGTTTGAAAGCAAATACATCCTAagcatttcaaattttataaaagtcCAGTTCATGCTGTCATACGTTCAAAGATGCATTTTGTACACATACACTTTCAGTTTATCCAGAGCGCATCAAAGATAGCGATTGTGGgttcttaatattaaaaataaataataaaaaaagatacattttgtacctataatatcgctcttaattcattttttttttcaaaatgtgATTGTTTCCAATACATTTCCGCTGCGTTTGCTAGCCTTGATTAGGtgagtttatgttttttaaaccACCTAATCCCATGTTTGGTACGGTTTTTATTAACCAAGTCAATCTCTCCTATAAAtgattatgttatatatattaactgggataaaataatcactTCTCACCCCTAatattatttatccaactcttaatccatcatattttttcaattttacccttcttctatatccaaactcaccaccacttcccgtCACCGACCACCGTCGCTGCCGACCAACGCCACCTCCCACCACCGCTGCCGACCGCCGTCGGCCGACCATCACCACCCTCGCCGACCACCCCCACAACCGCCGCTGCCGGCCTACCATCGCTGCCGCCTCCGACCGGCCATCACACCGTCGACCGATCGCCGTTGCAATAATGGAAGGGCAATTTAGTCAATTCAacaaaagattttaaaatatcacaTTCTTAAccatcataccaaacataatattattttatcattttctacttcaatcattttctttatcatttatctcttaatcatttcattattttatctttCAACTAAACGCAGCCTTCATTTGTTACGAGGGACGAGGTGGGATTGTGAGATGTTTAGTGGTTTAACCATTGTTTGGTTGGTTTTCTTAAAAACTCATTTCATCAACCATCTCCATACCTACACCTAATATGACCAATCAATATCTAAATTATACCCATTTTAATATGAGATATTCTATAAATACCATTTTCCCTGTCTCCCAAAGAAACATAATATCGATTGATTATTGTTTCTTAAATTCTAAGACATTCTAAATTCTAATGGTATTGTAGGTATATTATGgaataatctttaaattaattcgtacacaaaaatttactaaacataatattttatcatCATATGCCAATATTTTTTATCCaatattttttatcatatatttacTAATCATTCAATAATATCAAGACACTGGAACCacgaacaaaaaaatataaaatagaaatttaataaatgaaaaaagaTCATCAAAAGATATGGGCTTAATTCGACGGCTAATGGGCTCACTCGTTGTACTTGCTGACCCAATGACCCAATTTACAACTAGCTATGTGGCCCATGTTCAGAATGTTACCTTAATTGTCGGCCCATTTTAAGATTCTCGGGTTGTCTACCTTTCTCATTTCACTCCCACATTTTGCTCCTCATCCTCTGTTCGTTCTCTCGCTTCGCACTTTTTCGCCTACTATTGGGTTTTCAACTCTCGAAATCAGGTAAATCGCTTTCTTAATCtgtatttatcttctattttttgcAGATTTTTTTGAATACTGGATTATGTATGCTTATTAAAGAATTTTGTTGGTTATTTGATCTGGATTTGACTATGGACTGTGATTATCGGTGGTTTTGACTTGAAATTAGTGTAGTTTTTGGTTGGATCCACTCGTCTGGGTGGAGAAGCTTTTTGGATTCTTCCTTTTTTGGAGTTCCTTATTTACCCACTGAAGATTGAaggaaaatattattattttttatttgattgccTGATCGAATTTTCCGACATGGTTTTTTTCATGTTAACTTGTCTTCTACATTTGTTAATATACTTTATCTTCTCAGTATTTTTCTAATATGCTTGTTTCATGTATTTTTACTTTCTTTCACTTTGATCCTGTCACTTGAAtattgttctttcaattttgTTTACTGGAGGGTAGCACCGTGTGAGTGGAGACCTTGGAAACTTAATTATGTGAGactaaacatttatataacatATACAAAAAGTCGAGAGGCAACATTTGCGTATTTGAAATAGTTAAACAGGAAAATGCAGATATTTTCTTCCGAGGGAGCTATACCATAGCCTGTCCTGCTTCATAAGTGTGTGTCCCTCTCCATTCCCCTTTTCTTTCAGTTTACTTGTGATGTTTGGTAATAAACTGGAAATTGTATTGCCTAACCTCTGCCTGAAACTGGTTGGCTTTGTTTTTTGATGGTTTGAGTGCTAGTGTGGTCTTGCATTTGCAAGGGCACGGTGGCATCCATCCACTTTCATTACATAAATTCTTCTGTTTcggattattatttatttgttttaggTGGTATTGTTTTTTGGATGCTAAATCTCGCGAGTAATTAGTTTCAATATATTTACCATAGTTGCAAAATATAGTAATTTATTGAACACTTTAGTCTTCATTCCTTTGACCAAATATTTGATGTTTTAGAGCCTTGTATGCGTCAATCATATTTTGCATTTTTTGTGCATATCTGGATTCAAGTATCTTCAGGACTGCCCTATATTACTCCACAGAGACATCAAGTGAGGCACAAAGTAGGGGAACTAACTCAAATCCCTCACTCTGccattgtataaaaaaaacaaaactttaGTGTATTTTTGAGATACACGAGCTCTGTTTCCTTCTCAACCCCCCTGTTTCCCATATTTTTCcccaaatttgtaattttttgttaaataaaatgatgattttactATTTCAAAATCTTTGTATATCAATTAACTACCTCTCGCCCCACACTCTTATTCTCTCCCCTGATTTGTTCGGGGAGAGTGATTCGAGGATCTGGAGTGAAAAATCGTTCAAGGTTGTTGACATTTTTAGTTAAAGAGCGTCCAAATGATGCAGGATGTCAGAAACACCCTTTAGGCCCCGAGAGAAGCTCATCGAGAAGCAAAAGATTTTTCAAAGCATTCACAAGCATACATATTTGAAAGGACCACTTGATAAGATCACCTCAGTTGCCATTCCTCTGGCTTTGGCGGGTACCTCTTTATATCTCATTGTGAGTTCTTTTCTTCATATTATTTGTATATTCTTATCCATTTCTTTGACGTGAGCACTAATTTTTATCGACACTGATGCAGGGAAGAGGGATCTATAATATGTCCCATGGAATTGGGAAGAAGGAATGAGGAGATGGTGTCTTCTGTTCGCTGAAAATTCATTTCGAAACTAGTTTTTGTGTTCTTGAAGTATTTGCAATTTCAATGTCAATAATTTCTGAATTTCAGAAGTATTAACAGTAGCTTAtacattttctttcgttgataATGATGCCACAATTTGTTATTCCTGGTAGATTTTGCTTTGAAAAGAATTTCTGTTGGTTCAGTGATACATTTCAGTTTGAGTGGTCCTGCTTTGGAAGCATTTTCTGTCATTGTTTCTTTTGAAAGCTCAAGGGTCAGGTCCCGTAAAATCACGGGCTCTCTCAGGATTCAGGCGTGAAATTGTTTCCATGTATTTCGTAGTGAAATTTCTAATTTTAGGCAAAATTGTAATAATatctaaattatattttcctaTTGGTTATTCTATGTAAAATTTTGGCCTTGCAAAGAATCAACTCGTGTTTCAAAAAATCTGTACATGTAAAATCCGAATCGACCGTGAGAGACAACATATTTTTCcgatgttttatttaaaaaaaattattaaatatttcagGGAATAAGTTTAACGTAATTACATTTCGATGAAGAACGAGACACATGGATGTCGAAGTTTGACacgtaaataaattttaattttaataataaaaaaggagGACTCGATATTCTTTTTTGCCGTCGTAAACCAATTGCGTATTTAATGAATTCGGTAGGTCCACGTGCACCAAATCACGCAAATTAGGTGCCTGTATCTTCCAGTTCCGCCAACAGTTGGCTTCCTCCGTACCACACCCGCGGTTGCTGCGCATGATTTTCCTCCGACTCTCTAATTTCTTTCCGCAAATACAAATTTACTCTCAGAAATCAAGTAAGAAAATTAGTACTGTTTTTTCAATCCGTAAATTCAGCGTGTGttgtttgatattatatttaatccATAGTTGTTTTAGCTTAGTAGAAATGAAAGGATCTCTTTAATCGTACATGGTGCAGTATTTTTTGGTTTGTTGAATTTTGTTTCCTCTTAGCAGGAATACGTTTCTCGGTTACGGATTAAATTTTTTGCGTCTCCAGATTTAAGGATTTTCTGTTTGTGACTAGGCAACCATACGAGATTTTGAAAATAACGAGTGGAGGTGGAAAACATGCTGCAATTGTCAGTATGACATTGTTCCTCAGTTAATTGTTTTGTTTGATCGTGATCATTTAGAGCAGACTGGAGAGGGGACAACAAGGGAAATGAAAAGTGAATCTAAAAACTGTCTGCCGAGTCTCTGCTATCTTGTTATATTCTCTTTTAGTTTAATTGATTTGTTTTACTTCATGTCGATGTGTTGGACAATTCAGCCTTTTCTTTGAAGAGGCTGTGTTTGTTTAGAAATTCATGTATTTCAATATGGTTAGCATTGTCTAAGCCTATGAATCAACTATGTATGTTTTAACTATTATGCTTATGAAGTTGAATGTTGTGGCTTTGTTTAGGAACACCAAACTAGTGTAATCAACACGATCACCAAATTTCGAAGTCATTTTTCTGATGGCTGCTTCAGAAGCATCCCTACAAGTTCTATCTTGGGGGTTGCCATGTCGGATTTACCCAAATTTAAATTTCACTCCACCGCTCTCCTTCAAATATAGTGTCAAAAGTGCAAAAAATGGAGATTATAGGGCCATATTGCGGAAGGGCCTTGGGGTAAGTCAATATTATGAAGGAAACCGTGTGATGACAGGTGCACAACATGTTTTAAGAGGACATAAACCAGGTAACTTGTCAAAATCTTTCGAATGCAACTGCATTAAGGCCGAGAGTGTTAGAGAGACATTTTCAAAAGATGGAAGTAAAACTGAGGCAACAGGGCATTTGGTTGGTGAAAAGGAAGGCCTTTCGTCCAGCAATGGATCAGCATCTGCAGCAAAAAATAATAAGTTGATAATTACAGGAGTTGCAGAATCTTTAGAGGATGAAGCTTGGAAGTTGTTGCGAGAATCAATATTATGCTATTGTGGCAACCCAATTGGAACCATTGCTGCTAACGATCCATGCGACTCAAACACTCTCAACTATGATCAAGTGTTTATTCGTGATTTTATCCCTTCTGGGATCGCTTTCCTATTAAAAGGAGAGTATGAAATTGTTCGGAACTTTATTCTGCACACTCTTCAGCTTCAGGTAATATTACTATCCTAATCGGGTGAAGAGTTTCCTGTTTTTCAAGATGTTTAACTTTGGTGACTGCGAAATCaactatttctatgcttgaaaAGCAAAATTGGAATTTCTGTTAATCTTCACTAAAATATTTGCACTAGTATGTTTGCTTGTGTGTCGTTTTTCTATCACTACATTTGAAACAATTATGATTATTTTGTAGTTGTGCATGGCTTCGTTGTCCTATGCTTATTCTTTTAGATGTTAGGACTTCCTCATAATTGTGTGAATCCGCCTACTGATATTTGATTGACATTTAAAATGTTTCTATGTTTTCCTTTCCTGTTTGAGTAAAATCATGTGTGGTAATTCTGCACCTGGCGCCAATACATCTCTCATCCTTTTGCACTACAAGGGCAATTTACTGAATGAACATGCTGCTTGGTACCATAGCTGTTGTTGCTTCTACTGgatgttttcttttgtttgactCAGAGCTGGGAGAAAACCATGGATTGCCATAGTCCTGGGCAAGGACTGATGCCAGCAAGCTTCAAGGTGCGTACTGTACCACTTGATGGTGATGAATCTGCAACTGAAGAGATCTTAGATCCTGACTTTGGTGAGGCAGCAATTGGTCGGGTGGCACCAGTCGATTCTGGTTAGTTTGTCTTTTTTGACTGTCTTGTAGTTCTGGACACATATAAGCTTAAGAATTTGTTTCACAGGTTTGTGGTGGATCATATTATTACGAGCATATGGAAAATGTTCAGGAGACCTTTCAGTCCAGGAACGGATTGACGTTCAGACTGGAATCAGGAtgattttaaaactttgttTGGCAGATGGTTTTGATATGTTTCCAACTTTGTTGGTAACAGATGGGTCGTGCATGATTGATCGTCGCTTGGGTATCCATGGTCACCCCCTTGAAATTCAGGTGTTTTATCTCAGACCATCCTTCTATTCTGTTCTATGCAAGCTTTCCTTCCCCCTCTTAATTCTTCTCCATTTTCCCCCATTGGTTTATATTCTTTTGAAGAAAATTAAAGAGTTTGTTTCGCCTCAAACGGTCCTAGTACCTCAAAACCATACAGTCCAAACTGCTCACAGGATTGAAGCTGAGACAATATTTCTACTAGTGGCAGGTTACCCATTGTTCGTCTTTGTAGATGttgtatttgaattttgtaATGTCCTATGTACCTTTTGCCACTTCCATTCATGATTAGTAGCCTGCCTTGTGACCTAAGTGTGAAAAAGTTACCCATTCACAATTCTTGGAAAACTTTCTTGTGTTTCAGTCTTCCAATGGTTGAATAACCATTTGTCTCCTTGAAGATATGTTTGAAATGCCATTAAATTCTCTCGGAATAATGTGAGAGATTCAGCACAATAGCAATTGAATGACGGCCTTTGAGAAATTTTACAGAACTACGTACTTTTAtgcagtatttaaattaaaattcctgAACACCTGTTGGCTTGATTCCATTCCATACTTCCCTGTACCTTTTTGTTATAAAGTGTAGGTAGATTTAAACAAATTATAGGATATGAAAGCATTTTCTGGAGACATGGTTTATCAACTGTACTCTATTATCGTTTTTTCTCCCTCGTGCATATCTTCATACTTATGCTCGACGGAATGGCTATGGACATTTACTTGTGAAAACCTGAAAATTATTAGCATTTCAGAGCCTAAAATTCACTGTAAGCCAGAGATGTCCTCCGGGCTCAATGATACACTGTTACCACATGAAAAGGAGCCACAAGAACAAATggtgaaaattatatttgttgCACAGGTATGCTGCACGCATATGTGCTGATATGCTGCCTTTTGTTGCAGTCATTATTTTATTCAGCTCTACTTTGTGCTCGCGAGATGCTTGTTCCAGAGGAGGTTTCAGCTAATCTTGTGCAGGCACTTAACAATCGACTAGTGGCATTATCAATTCACATCCGAGAGTACTATTGGATTGATTTGAAGAAACTGAATGAAATATATCGATACAAGACAGAAGAGTACTCATATGATGCAGTTAACAAGTTTAATATCTACCCAGATCAGATTCCTCCCTGGCTTGTGGAATGGATGCCTAAAAAAGGAGGCTATCTTATTGGAAACCTGCAGCCGGCACATATGGACTTTCGTTTATTTTCACTAGGAAACTTATGGGCTATAGTATGCGGTCTTGCTACAACTGATCAGTCACATGCGATTTTGGATCTTATTGAAGCAAAATGGTCTGATCTGGTAGCAGACATGCCAATGAAACTTTGTTACCCAGCATTAGAGGGCCAGGAATGGCGAATAATTACAGGCAGTGATCCAAAGAACACGTACAGTTTCTTTGTTAATGTACTCCTCTTGTTTTCTATATCAGATTTCGTGAACTTACACAGGTTAACAATGCATGTTGTTGCTTTTCGTGCAGTCCTTGGTCTTACCATAACGGAGGTTCCTGGCCAACTTTGCTTTGGCAGGTTAGTTTTTTTCTCTTCTTATTTTGGCTAGTATTACCAGTTTGAATTGTAATGTCTAACCAAGTAGCTTTGTGGTATTACTCATGGATTTGAGTTGCAAAAAAAGAGGAGCATTGTATCGGACTGTTGCTTGAATATGCCATTCCG
This window of the Primulina huaijiensis isolate GDHJ02 chromosome 3, ASM1229523v2, whole genome shotgun sequence genome carries:
- the LOC140973159 gene encoding uncharacterized protein yields the protein MTTQKQQTFDQKVPMPRPKNSGSINHVDSPFLSEERDEEMTRSALAAFRVKEEEIERRKNAVREKVEAHLGRVEEETKRLAEIREELEALTDPTRKEVAIIRKRIDLINRDLKPMGLSCQKKEKEYKEAIEAFNEKNREKGQLIGKLVELVTESEKLRLKKLEELSKSINSLC
- the LOC140973158 gene encoding neutral/alkaline invertase 3, chloroplastic-like isoform X2, producing the protein MAASEASLQVLSWGLPCRIYPNLNFTPPLSFKYSVKSAKNGDYRAILRKGLGVSQYYEGNRVMTGAQHVLRGHKPGNLSKSFECNCIKAESVRETFSKDGSKTEATGHLVGEKEGLSSSNGSASAAKNNKLIITGVAESLEDEAWKLLRESILCYCGNPIGTIAANDPCDSNTLNYDQVFIRDFIPSGIAFLLKGEYEIVRNFILHTLQLQSWEKTMDCHSPGQGLMPASFKVRTVPLDGDESATEEILDPDFGEAAIGRVAPVDSGLWWIILLRAYGKCSGDLSVQERIDVQTGIRMILKLCLADGFDMFPTLLVTDGSCMIDRRLGIHGHPLEIQSLFYSALLCAREMLVPEEVSANLVQALNNRLVALSIHIREYYWIDLKKLNEIYRYKTEEYSYDAVNKFNIYPDQIPPWLVEWMPKKGGYLIGNLQPAHMDFRLFSLGNLWAIVCGLATTDQSHAILDLIEAKWSDLVADMPMKLCYPALEGQEWRIITGSDPKNTYSFFVNSLVLP
- the LOC140971981 gene encoding flavanone 7-O-glucoside 2''-O-beta-L-rhamnosyltransferase-like, which translates into the protein MSGEQQYYKILMFPWLAHGHISPFTELAKRLIHRNFHVFLCSTPVNLEPFRKSMNEPSLKFVELHLSSTELPKKFHTTKNLPTHLMQTLKAAFDESKENFRNILKTFKPDILIYDFLQPWAPQVASEDGISSVVLLPCGAACFSFIAHYSIHPEMEFPFESLRFPETERENSEIIHAIINSAESKDRFLRCFEMSSASFILINSSNPIEATYISYLSELVKKEVVPVGFLIQEPVQKSDDSVFLDWLSKKNTKSVVYVSFGSEYFLTKNEIEEVALGLEISGVSFIWVVRFPVGEKMNLDEALPQGFRKRVGDRCMIVEG
- the LOC140973158 gene encoding neutral/alkaline invertase 3, chloroplastic-like isoform X1; amino-acid sequence: MAASEASLQVLSWGLPCRIYPNLNFTPPLSFKYSVKSAKNGDYRAILRKGLGVSQYYEGNRVMTGAQHVLRGHKPGNLSKSFECNCIKAESVRETFSKDGSKTEATGHLVGEKEGLSSSNGSASAAKNNKLIITGVAESLEDEAWKLLRESILCYCGNPIGTIAANDPCDSNTLNYDQVFIRDFIPSGIAFLLKGEYEIVRNFILHTLQLQSWEKTMDCHSPGQGLMPASFKVRTVPLDGDESATEEILDPDFGEAAIGRVAPVDSGLWWIILLRAYGKCSGDLSVQERIDVQTGIRMILKLCLADGFDMFPTLLVTDGSCMIDRRLGIHGHPLEIQSLFYSALLCAREMLVPEEVSANLVQALNNRLVALSIHIREYYWIDLKKLNEIYRYKTEEYSYDAVNKFNIYPDQIPPWLVEWMPKKGGYLIGNLQPAHMDFRLFSLGNLWAIVCGLATTDQSHAILDLIEAKWSDLVADMPMKLCYPALEGQEWRIITGSDPKNTPWSYHNGGSWPTLLWQLTVACIKMERPEIAENAIKIAEKRLAKDKWPEYYDTKGARFIGKQAHLFQTWSIAGYLVAKLLIANPSAANFLVNTADTALMNAFSCALATPRRNRSRKGPVQNFII
- the LOC140973160 gene encoding uncharacterized protein translates to MSETPFRPREKLIEKQKIFQSIHKHTYLKGPLDKITSVAIPLALAGTSLYLIGRGIYNMSHGIGKKE